The Culex pipiens pallens isolate TS unplaced genomic scaffold, TS_CPP_V2 Cpp_Un0019, whole genome shotgun sequence genome includes a window with the following:
- the LOC120429732 gene encoding RNA/RNP complex-1-interacting phosphatase-like isoform X2, whose translation MMIDLTYTTKYYSPVEFNNYNIQHKKLLTKGHEIPQRSLVDKFIEIVNQFLSDEQNKDKQIGVHCTHGLNRTGYFVCAYMILEQGRNPRDTINVFNKARFHKMERANYLNSLMTLNSAERAPSDERRRSFEGRAPRDSYQRNDDRSYHQSSRNGRYSYAEGSGNWRRDSSPRKFERSSSREHREIYRRRDYDGNGGDNGHAANGNSERPRQYEARGQRSNQYRWSREEHH comes from the exons ATGATGATTGATTTGACCTACACGACGAAATATTACAGTCCAGTC GAATTCAACAATTACAATATTCAGCACAAAAAGCTCTTAACAAAGGGTCATGAAATACCGCAACGATCGCTGGTAGACAA ATTCATTGAAATCGTCAATCAATTCCTCAGTGATGAACAGAACAAGG ACAAGCAGATTGGAGTTCACTGCACACATGGGCTAAATCGAACTGGTTACTTCGTGTGTGCCTACATGATTTTGGAGCAAGGCCGCAATCCTCGTGATACCATCAATG TGTTCAACAAGGCGAGATTCCACAAGATGGAGCGTGCCAACTACTTGAACTCGCTCATGACACTAAATTCCGCTGAACGTGCCCCAAGTGACGAGCGGCGTCGTTCCTTCGAGGGTCGCGCTCCTCGCGATTCGTACCAGCGAAACGACGACAGAAGTTACCATCAAAGCAGCAGAAACGGGCGATACAGCTACGCGGAAGGATCCGGCAACTGGAGGAGAGACAGTTCGCCCAGAAAGTTTGAGCGGTCCAGCTCGAGAGAGCACCGAGAGATTTACCGTCGACGGGATTATGACGGGAATGGGGGTGACAATGGACATGCTGCCAATGGCAACAGTGAGCGGCCCAGGCAGTATGAGGCAAGAGGTCAGCGCAGCAATCAGTACAGGTGGAGTAGAGAGGAACACCACTAG